The Methanomicrobia archaeon DNA window GCGGTCTTCGACGAGCCCCCGTGCCCTGAGTTCCGTGTTCTCCGGATGGAAGAGGAGCGGAACAAAGGAGATAAAACCGCCGGTCTTTTGTTGCAACGCCCAGAGTTTATAAAGATGAACTGCACGGTCTTTTGGCGTTTCCAGATGTCCAAAGAGCATGGTGGCATTACTCCTGAGTCCGATGCGGTGCGCGCGCTCCATAATGCGGAGCCATTCGCCGGCCGCCACCTTCTCAGGGCAGATTGCTGCTCGCAGGGTGTCGTCAAGGATCTCCGCGCCACCGCCGGGCAATGCGTCTAGGCCCGCGTCCCTGAGCCGATGGAGCACCTCGTCCACACTCATTCGCTCAAGCTGCGCCAGGTAGTAAATCTCCGTCGCCGTCAGCGCCTTGATGACGACGCGGGGAAATCGCCTCTTTATGCGCGTGAACAGTTCCTCAAAGTACGCCACGTTCAGTTCCGGATTGAGCCCGCCCACGATATGAAGCTCCGTAGCGCCCAGTGTAACGGCTTCTGCTGCTTTCGCCAGTACCTCATCACCACTCATCTGATACGCGTCTGCATCACCTGCAGCGCGATAAAAGGCACAGAGCGGGCAGCGTGCTGTGCAGATATTCGTGTAGTTGATATGACGATTCACCACGTAGGTAACGAGGTTTCCGTTTCCGCGATTGATCGCATCAGCACGCGCTCCGAGCTCATGGAGATCACGGTCGAAGAGCGCCGCAATTGCAGCCGGGTTCCAGTCTTCGCTCGGAGCTATCATTTAACCTCACTTTTGTTTGGATTACGCAGGTGGACTTTACTTTTCACGTTTATAAACGTATCCTTTTATGGTCCTATCCGGTTACGAATATGACCTGTCGTTCTGCAGGATCGCTCTGAATAGGTGGGTGATGACGGTCCACGGCCCGTTGAGGCGCTCATTATACGTAGACCCACCGGCAGACCTTCTTCTCCACGCGGTCTATCACCAGGTAAATACCAAATCCGAGCAGCGCCATGCTGACGATCGCCGCGTACAGGTCCGGGTAATTTGCACGACCCCACGCGTCCATAATCAGGTATCCCAGCCCCCTGGTCGTGGCAAACGATTCCACGAAGAAGAGCACGGCGATCGCCGTGCCCACACTGATCCGCGTGGCGGTAAGGATCTTGGGGATGCAGATCGGGACGATGACGTGTCGATAAATCTCCTTCTTGCTCGCGCCTAGACTGAGCATGGGATAGATATAATTCCTGCTGATACTTCGGGATGCGTCCCGTGTGGTCACCAGGATCTGGAAGAAGACGATGATCTCGATCATGATGATCTTCGATAGATCGCCGATACCGAAGAAGAGGATGACCACTGGAAGCAGGACGATATGCGGAATGGGATAGAGCATATAGATAAGAGGCGTGACGAGTGAATCCACCTGCTTCTCGTAGCTGAGGAGCCCGATCGGCACGGCAAGCGAGAACGCCAGAGCGATCCCGCAGGCAATCCTGTAGGTGCTGATGAGCAGATTCGAGAGCAAATCGGTTCTGAGGATCTTGAGGAAGGCGAAGAAGACCGTCAGCGGTGTTGGTAACGCGATCGAGTCCAGCATAACCGAGAGTAAATGCCAGATCCCGTAGATCACGGCCGCGATGACTAGATAGCTCCACCATCGAGGCTCTGCCGTACTTCCTTGCATTTCGCGAAGAATACCTCTTGTGTTCTGTACTCGATGCTTCCCTTCTGGGGATTCTCGATCGTTTTAACGATGGTGCCCGGTCGCGGGGAGAGTACGACGATCTTTTGCCCGAAAAACACCGCCTCCTCTATACTGTGGGTGACGAGCAGCATGGTCATTCGCTTCTGCTGCCAGAGCTGCAGGAGCACATTCTGCATATTCTCACGCGTCAATGCGTCCAGCGAGGACAACGGCTCATCCATGAGCAGGATCTTCGGCTTCAAGGCCAGCATGCGCGCGAAGGCGACGCGTTGCTGCATCCCGCCCGACAATTGTTTGGGATAGTTCTTCTCGAACCCGTGCAATCCGAGGTCCTTGAGGAGCGATGAGACGATCTCCTGCTGCTCCTTCTTCTGCACACCACGGAGCTCCAGGCCCAGCGAAACGTTCTCGTGCACCGTCTTCCAGGGGAAGAGCCCGTAGTCCTGGAAGATAAGCGCCAGCTCCTTCGATGGGCCGGTGACCTCATGGCTGTTTATCAGCGCCTTACCCGCACTTGGCCGCAGGATACCGGCGAAGATCAGCAGGAGCGTCGTTTTACCGCAGCCCGAGGGTCCAATGACCGAGCAGCACTCGCCGCAGGGTATATCGAAGGTGATCCTGTGCACCGCTTCCGTTCCGTCCGGGTAGATCTTGGTAAGTTCCTTCGCTGCAATCATCCACCGGTAGTTAATAAATTACCTCGTCGTAAGAAATAGCTTCAGTCACCAGGCCTTTGCTCCGCATCCAGCTCAGCACGTCCTCGAAATTATCGCGTGGATAGGGTGCCGCCTGCATATAGGTGGCCATCTGGTAAGTCTCAGCAATCTCCTTGGGCACCTGAGCCGTTTTTACGAGCAGCTCACGGTAGTTCTCCGGATTTGCATTGATCCGGTCCACCGCTTCATCGAACGCAGCGAGGAATTGCACGACGCTCTCCGGGTGCTCGTCGATGAATGCGCCCCTGAACACGATCACCGTGTAGCCGATCGTCTGGTCGTGCATCGCGTCCGAGATGACCAGGTGCGCACCCCGGTACAGGGCATAGCTCGCCAGCGGTTCTGCCAGGGTCGCCGCTTCATACTTGTTATCGAGCAGCAGCTGCATTCTGATCGGCACTTTCTTCTCCTCGATCTTGAGTGTCTGAACATCACCAAGCAAATTATCAGTTATCCAATCAATAACGGTGTTGCTGGAAATGGCAACCTGCTTCCCGGCTAAATCTTCTACCGCGCGTATCTCCGAGTTAGGGCTGGCGAGGATAGCGAACCGCATCTTCCCGGGTGTCTCATGGAGCTCGCGACTGACGATCCGGGCGTCATAACCGGCGTTCCGCAGCACGAGCACACCCACCGGATCGTTCTGTCCCGCGTCGATTCTTCCGGCGATGAGTGCACTGTCACGCTCCAGTGCGCTCTGGAACGGCACAACTTCGACATCCAGGCCGTGCTCGCGAAAGATCCCTTCCTGCGCCGCGACGTAATAGGGCAGCGTTGCTTCGTCCGGCATGGCGCCCACTTTCAGGGCGAGCAGTGCATCACCCGCGCCCTCTTTCGGTTGCTCGAGGCAGCCAAGCGATCCAGCACCAGCGAGGAGCACAACAGCGATCAGTATCACGGTCCCTCTCTTTACTGGCATGTTTCGGCCTTTCTTCTGGGGCTATATAAACATATCCTTTTTTATTCATATCCATCCCTGACTATAACAGGTCATGAAACCCGCCAAGCATGAATACGAACGCATCCTCGAATTTCTCATCAAAAACGGCTCAGCCAGCAAATATGGGATCGCAAAAGAGACCGCTATTCCCTATCCCACCGTGTTGCGGAAACTTCCCGTGATGGCGCGCGCGCATCTCGTCCAGAAGATCGGGGTGGGGAAGCGCGGCGCGGAGATCTATGTGGCAACGCCGAAAGGGACGCTCATCGCGTACTTCAGTGGCCGGGTAGCAATCGCAGAACTCTTTCTGGCACTACCCGGGATCATGAGACACGTGCAGATCTCATTTGATGATCTCCCTGCGGTGAAGAACCCGCTGGGGTTTCTTATTGGTGGCTTGCCCTTCACGCTCGCGAATCTGGAGGACTTGAAGCCCGAGGAGGCCGTGAGTATCCTGGGCGCGATTCTGATCTGGCGGCACGACGAGTGGTATCACGAGATTGGCGAGCGCGAGCTGGTGCAGTTGCTGTCATGGGACGAGAACTACCAGCTCTTGCGGTTCCTCGTTGCGGGCTCCGTGAACACGCTCAGCAGGATGAGCGAGCAGGCGCAGCAATTGAGCGCGCGCGCAAGCGTTTTCTTGTCGAAGCTGGATGAGCTTGCGGATCAATAACCGCACGAACGAGCGCGCTACACGCCCAAATCATCACTGAGCGGGAGCAACGCGTCGAGTGCGAGCGCGAAGAAGTCGTTCCGCTCAAGACCCAGCTCCTGACAGATCAATATATGCGACCGGCTTACCGTGCGTGCGAACGATTTATCCTTGAATTTCTTTGTCAGCGATTTCGGGCGCACGTCCACCAATTTGCGCGAGGGCATCATTAACGCGGTTGGCAGAATGAGTCCTGAGACGGCGTCCGCAGCAACCAGGGCCTTCGCCATCGCGCTCTCCGGTTCATAGCCCGTCATCTTATTGTGCGCCCTGATC harbors:
- a CDS encoding CofH family radical SAM protein; this encodes MIAPSEDWNPAAIAALFDRDLHELGARADAINRGNGNLVTYVVNRHINYTNICTARCPLCAFYRAAGDADAYQMSGDEVLAKAAEAVTLGATELHIVGGLNPELNVAYFEELFTRIKRRFPRVVIKALTATEIYYLAQLERMSVDEVLHRLRDAGLDALPGGGAEILDDTLRAAICPEKVAAGEWLRIMERAHRIGLRSNATMLFGHLETPKDRAVHLYKLWALQQKTGGFISFVPLLFHPENTELRARGLVEDRTDPIDVLRTIAIARIVLRNFKSIRAYWVALGEKLAQVALQYGANDLDGTIMEERVTHAAGAHTPLRLPKETILALVRGAHKIPAERDTYYHILQVHSDDER
- a CDS encoding ABC transporter permease codes for the protein MQGSTAEPRWWSYLVIAAVIYGIWHLLSVMLDSIALPTPLTVFFAFLKILRTDLLSNLLISTYRIACGIALAFSLAVPIGLLSYEKQVDSLVTPLIYMLYPIPHIVLLPVVILFFGIGDLSKIIMIEIIVFFQILVTTRDASRSISRNYIYPMLSLGASKKEIYRHVIVPICIPKILTATRISVGTAIAVLFFVESFATTRGLGYLIMDAWGRANYPDLYAAIVSMALLGFGIYLVIDRVEKKVCRWVYV
- a CDS encoding ABC transporter ATP-binding protein gives rise to the protein MIAAKELTKIYPDGTEAVHRITFDIPCGECCSVIGPSGCGKTTLLLIFAGILRPSAGKALINSHEVTGPSKELALIFQDYGLFPWKTVHENVSLGLELRGVQKKEQQEIVSSLLKDLGLHGFEKNYPKQLSGGMQQRVAFARMLALKPKILLMDEPLSSLDALTRENMQNVLLQLWQQKRMTMLLVTHSIEEAVFFGQKIVVLSPRPGTIVKTIENPQKGSIEYRTQEVFFAKCKEVRQSLDGGAI
- a CDS encoding thiamine biosynthesis protein, whose protein sequence is MPVKRGTVILIAVVLLAGAGSLGCLEQPKEGAGDALLALKVGAMPDEATLPYYVAAQEGIFREHGLDVEVVPFQSALERDSALIAGRIDAGQNDPVGVLVLRNAGYDARIVSRELHETPGKMRFAILASPNSEIRAVEDLAGKQVAISSNTVIDWITDNLLGDVQTLKIEEKKVPIRMQLLLDNKYEAATLAEPLASYALYRGAHLVISDAMHDQTIGYTVIVFRGAFIDEHPESVVQFLAAFDEAVDRINANPENYRELLVKTAQVPKEIAETYQMATYMQAAPYPRDNFEDVLSWMRSKGLVTEAISYDEVIY
- a CDS encoding HD domain-containing protein, which produces MISVEAAQELLEQEVETDALRKHMLAVAAIMSALAAKLGVTEEEKEQWTLVGLLHDLDYERTKDEFEQHGLMTAEMLTGKLPDACLDAIRAHNKMTGYEPESAMAKALVAADAVSGLILPTALMMPSRKLVDVRPKSLTKKFKDKSFARTVSRSHILICQELGLERNDFFALALDALLPLSDDLGV